gatcattttcttgtttGGTAAAAGCTtgagaccctatggtgagacgtttcgaggggaacagtttttgaaagctgcgATAGACTAACAACCATGTTTTCACCGTCGTAGCAGTTATTGGTTGTGCCACTGATGTTTTTGTTTCTCTGGTTTCTAGTGTTAAATGACAAGTGAAGTTTTGTAGAATGACACGTTGGGGgttgaagtgctcaaaggatcaCCCACATTTTCGAGCATGGCTACCAAAAAGGCTAGCAAGGGTGTGTCGACGGAAGACTTCAATATCTACGGGCGGATCTCACagttaatttcgaaaaaaattaggTTCGGCCAAACAAGATGGTCATCAGATTATCGCCATTCCCTTTAGTAATTTAAACTCATTACATCCATGCTAACATGCTTACCGAGCACAAAAATCAACTGAAATTGCCCTACATCAATTGATGGATTACTAAGCGGTGCAAACGACACCAAAGAAATAGCTTTGTGGCTATTTTTGGATATAGAAGGCGTTTCGCTAACACATCGCATGCGACCATACAGAATATGCTTACCCCAAGAGAATTAGGAACGGCCAGTATGTTCCTAAatctctggatgagcagaaatGTTAAAGTACAGTAGAACAACCATCAGGTaccaattctattgtcatgaatataaCTCAAGGTTGTCTACAGGAAGAGCCATCGTTACCACTAATGTCGAATATAGGGGCAAACAAACTTTTAAAAGAGCTAACTCATACCAGGGTAAAGGTCAAGAGTTATCTTGATGATAAAGTGTCAATCTGTAGGGACAAATATAAGAACACCCTATATGATAAAATCCCACTGAGACTGAAAGTTACGGCAACTAGCGCAGGAGTGTGGAGATAATCATCAATCAAACCAGGTTAACTCTAGACtggcatgggaatgccttgataaATTAAATAAGCTTGGTTCGTTCAATAAAGttgatccatattggattagcgACGAAATCAGGCAGGCAGCGGAAAAGTCACTAATAGCAAAGTCACTCCAAGGATATGACCTCTTCTATGGAGTCGAGAAGGGACTTATGGTCATGACAAAAGGTTCTTTACTGAGTGAACTTATCAAGAAAGGAACGGCCCAGGATATTTATGGGGAAAGAAGAACCGAAACGTCTATAGGTTTTTTGAACTTTGAAAAGAAGATATTTAACGCAATAATGAAGATACTCAAAGGTATCGCATGTCTTTCCTAACCTTTCCATTCGCCACATATTCAGGAGGCAATACTTAAAAGGATTCCAATATGTATTCCTCACCTGTGCAACAGATGTTGTGATCCTTGATCCGCCAGCGGCACCCAGTAAAAGTCGAGGATTTTTGACGTCATCGACAATTATTGTTGGGCACATAGATGAAAGTGGCATTTTTTTCGGTTTAATAAAATTAGCCGGTGATGGTGCGAAGCCATACTCATTTGTTATTCCTGGTGTTGAAAAATCATCCATTTCATCATTCAGGATTATTCCCGTCTTTTGTGACACAATTTTTGCTCCAAATCTGAAATGCATGTTGATTTTAATTATTCGTTTTCATTCTGGGAAAGTATCACTCACACGCTATTTATTGTACTAGTCACAGAAATAGCATCCCCATTGGGTCCCAAAACGGCAACATTTGCGGTTCCTTCATCATTAACGCCTGAAAAGTTGGCCCCATAGTAGCCATAATCGGCAAAGGTCCTGTCATCCttgattttggagaaaagttcaTCTGCGAACTTCTGGGAGGACATCTGGGAAACGAGCTGGGGATTTTAGATTGTTAAGAGTGATGTTTGTAAGTATATAGTCAATTGTGAATTACTTCCGTAATTTCCGGAAGAAAGTTGATATCGCCTAATTGCGTCCGCAGCCCGTAACCATGTTTGAAGGCTTCCACAGTCCTGTGCCACAATATTGTAGAGTTACTGGACATATGATTTTGTATAAGATTTAAGATTAGATGTAAAACCGAACCGCTCACCGGCAGAGGAGCAGAGTACacagtaaatttatttatttgtgtcCTAGGCGGAGGTACCCATCTCACCCTGAAATTAACATTTCAATTAAGCTCTACATAGTAGACCTTGTCGATTccaattttgattgatttttgaGTATACATACTGGTATTCCTTTAAATCTTGTTCGGTTATAATTCCACCGTAAGCCTTTATATCGTCCACCAACATTTTACCAATACTCCCGCCGTTATAAATTGCATCCTCGCCTTCCTTGGCAATGACCCTCAAGGTTTCAGCTAATTTCGTTCTTTTAACTTTATCGCCTTCTTTATAGATTTTCCCCGTGCTGGGATTCACAAATAACTCCTTCAGTGATGGACTATTTAGGACCGTCTGTTCATATATTTCTAGAATCCTGGCCAAATAGGGGCTAACTATTTGTCCTTCTTCACATAATTTGATTGTGGGTTCGACAAGCTCGGCCCAGTTTAAacgaccatattttttatgaagcGCTGAATATCCTTTTATTTCACCTGGAACTGCGACTGCAAGACCACCTGAGTCGTCGATTTATCATATGTAAATGACGGAATGTTAGACTTGATGGAATATTTGGATATAAAGCAGATAAAAAACGAACCTGTTACAGATTGATTAACAAACATACTTTCATGCGCTGCTAGCGGAGCTGCCTCTCGCGCAATTAACGATATCACTTCCCCCGTAGATCTGATGTAAATTGTACTTACAAATCCGCCTCCGATTCCTAAGCTCTGCGGATCCGCAATGCCTTCACAAAATAAAGTAGCTATAGCGACGTCAaccactgaaccccctttcttgAAAATTGACCTTAAAAATATAATCATAGCAATTAGGAAGGTTTCTCACTGATTACATGATAAAACCCTTACTGTCCTATTTTGGCACATCCTAAACCATTTGACACCACCGCACCACGTAATTCTTTGGAATCGCTTCTCAATAAAAAGTACAGCGTGAGAACAATCGCTACTAAAATCATCACTCCTGCGCAAGATAGGAGGATTATTAAGATCTTCTTTCTGGCCGGGGTTCTAAAAAAAGGATATCGATTCAAGAATGTAGAGAGTATTTAAGGGATTACAAATAGCAGGTATTTCGAAGTTGCAAAGAAACATATCTTAAATAGATTTTGAAAACATTCTATTCGATGGCAAATTTCTATAATTAATGGGAAATAGGAGCCTAGGCCATAACTTTATTCGACACAAAcaagatattaaaaaataaaataaaattttgacacTGTATACATTTAGGTGACAAATGACGCATGTTCAGAGATAAAGATGCACATACTCAGGCATACGATCTACTTATGTAAATAGACTTTTTACTTTGAATGCACGCATAAAAAtgctttcatcatcaacggtataGGTAcacctttataaggaactctagacatcctgaGGCCGTCTCGGAATTCTTCCGCCCATTGCAATTTTCGGATATTGACTAGTGTCGAGCTGGTGGATCGTGAAATAATTCATAAATTCAAGATTACATCTGATTCGGCAGGCATCTCCTTCCTTTACGGCTCCGTCCTTCGAGAATGAGGCTCCTAGGTAGACGAATTGTTCCACCTGTTCGAAATTATGCCCTCCCATTGCAATGTCCTGCCTACTAGCAGCTGCTTTTAGAGCTGTATTTCGTTTTGGCTTCATTGACCGTGAGACCTCCTCGCTGCAGCAAGTTAAAGATGTTGGGAGCGAGACCATCCTCTTATTGGAGTCCCGACACTAtaggaaggttttgtgtcagttcattttggatttttgccTGGCATTCGTTATTAATCATTGTGGCTTTCACTACCCGGACGAGCTTCGGTGGGATTTTGAACTAGATTATTATTCTGCACAGGGTATTATGATTTACACTCTCGTACGTTGACAGAAGTCAATGAACAGTTAGTACAGATCGATTTCATATTCCCAGAACTTTTCAAGCACCTGCTTAACTGGGAATATCTGGTCCGTTGTCGATCGTCCGGATCTGAACCCGGTGGTATCCCCGTTTTAATGTAATGGATAgacaatgcctctttgccaatcatcaggcattgatttactGTTCTGAACTGATAAACTGCTTGGTCTTTTTGGTCACCCTCATGTTTAATCAATTTGGACGTGATTCAATCGACTACTGATGACTTATGAttgttaagccgatgaattgcaccgactgtttcttccatggttAGTGATAAcaaatttgtccgtcgttttcagttggcgagatctccaactcgccgatattctggttattgagcagttcattaaaatactcaaccctttGGTCCAATATACCCACCCTATCGGAAGTCAGGTTTCCCGCTTTGtttcgacagaatgagcatcggggtgtataagggttatcctgctgacttattggtaaaacttcggcgCTTGGCGCGGTTGCTCCTTGGACTTTTCGTCTGGGTAATcctacgtttgtttgtggaccgccttccgcacaaaccaggtacttccaacaatgatTTCGTGCGACCCTTCTAGTTGGATCATTCGCAGACTGTTGTTATTGGCAGTTttgtgtaagttatgggagccaacttatCAGCTGAACATCAGCTC
The DNA window shown above is from Hermetia illucens chromosome 5, iHerIll2.2.curated.20191125, whole genome shotgun sequence and carries:
- the LOC119658337 gene encoding glutathione hydrolase 1 proenzyme encodes the protein MKTPARKKILIILLSCAGVMILVAIVLTLYFLLRSDSKELRGAVVSNGLGCAKIGQSIFKKGGSVVDVAIATLFCEGIADPQSLGIGGGFVSTIYIRSTGEVISLIAREAAPLAAHESMFVNQSVTGGLAVAVPGEIKGYSALHKKYGRLNWAELVEPTIKLCEEGQIVSPYLARILEIYEQTVLNSPSLKELFVNPSTGKIYKEGDKVKRTKLAETLRVIAKEGEDAIYNGGSIGKMLVDDIKAYGGIITEQDLKEYQVRWVPPPRTQINKFTVYSAPLPVSGSVLHLILNLIQNHMSSNSTILWHRTVEAFKHGYGLRTQLGDINFLPEITELVSQMSSQKFADELFSKIKDDRTFADYGYYGANFSGVNDEGTANVAVLGPNGDAISVTSTINSVFGAKIVSQKTGIILNDEMDDFSTPGITNEYGFAPSPANFIKPKKMPLSSMCPTIIVDDVKNPRLLLGAAGGSRITTSVAQVIIRNIILGEPIEQAVKAPRLHHQLSPMQLQPEADYNKDIVEALERIGHNISYYPGEFGFSALTAIGVDSENNVKAVYDPRRPGSAAYH